One region of Deinococcus malanensis genomic DNA includes:
- a CDS encoding aminotransferase-like domain-containing protein produces the protein MTTTAFDFSAQLSRRARTMNASAIREILKVTQQPDVISFAGGLPAPELFPIEDVRRAADEVLTRYGSAALQYSTTEGHPPLREWIAVRHGIPAANVQIVTGSQQGLDLLGKVLIDEGDTVLVEAPTYLGALQSFQPYLPRYAQVPTDDGGIDVNALERVLHEQQAQGQRVKVLYAIPNFQNPTGRTLSLERRQALVELTARHGLLVIEDDPYGDLRFSGEPAPSLYELGLAHAGGDPERNHVIYSSSFSKTLVPGLRDAWVQAAGPVIAKLIQAKQGSDLHTPTYNQMIITELLPILPRQIETVKRAYGERGQRMIARISEHFPAGVEFTRPQGGMFLWVTLPVGLDTTALLPRAVERKVAYVPGSPFFALGGGENTMRLSYSSAAPEQIDQGMRALGETLREALA, from the coding sequence ATGACGACCACCGCCTTCGACTTCAGCGCGCAGCTGTCTCGCCGGGCCCGGACCATGAACGCCAGTGCCATTCGGGAAATCCTGAAAGTTACGCAGCAGCCCGACGTGATCTCGTTTGCCGGTGGTCTGCCCGCTCCGGAACTGTTCCCGATCGAAGACGTGCGCCGCGCAGCCGACGAGGTGCTGACCCGTTATGGCTCGGCAGCGCTGCAGTACAGCACCACCGAGGGCCACCCCCCACTGCGCGAGTGGATTGCCGTGCGCCACGGGATCCCGGCCGCCAACGTGCAGATCGTGACCGGCAGCCAGCAGGGCCTGGACCTGCTGGGCAAGGTACTGATCGACGAGGGCGACACGGTGCTGGTCGAGGCGCCGACCTACCTGGGGGCGCTGCAGTCCTTCCAGCCGTACCTGCCGCGCTACGCCCAGGTCCCCACGGACGACGGCGGCATTGACGTCAATGCTCTGGAGCGGGTGCTGCACGAACAGCAGGCCCAGGGTCAGCGTGTGAAGGTGCTGTACGCCATTCCCAACTTTCAGAATCCGACCGGGCGGACGCTCAGCCTGGAACGGCGCCAGGCCCTGGTCGAACTGACTGCGCGCCATGGCCTGCTGGTCATCGAGGACGATCCCTACGGGGATCTGCGCTTCAGCGGCGAGCCGGCCCCCAGCCTCTACGAGCTCGGTCTGGCCCACGCCGGCGGCGACCCCGAGCGCAACCACGTGATCTACAGCAGCTCCTTTTCCAAGACGCTGGTGCCGGGCCTGCGCGACGCCTGGGTCCAGGCGGCCGGGCCGGTGATCGCCAAGCTGATTCAGGCCAAGCAGGGCTCGGACCTGCATACCCCGACCTACAACCAGATGATCATCACGGAGCTGCTTCCCATCCTGCCCCGCCAGATTGAGACGGTGAAGCGGGCTTACGGGGAGCGCGGCCAGCGCATGATCGCGCGCATCAGCGAGCATTTTCCGGCGGGGGTGGAGTTCACGCGGCCGCAGGGCGGCATGTTCCTGTGGGTCACGCTGCCTGTGGGCCTGGACACCACGGCGCTGCTGCCCCGCGCGGTGGAACGCAAGGTCGCGTACGTGCCGGGCAGCCCCTTTTTCGCGCTGGGCGGCGGCGAGAACACCATGCGCCTGAGCTACAGCAGCGCGGCCCCGGAGCAGATTGACCAGGGCATGCGGGCCCTGGGCGAAACGCTGCGCGAGGCGCTGGCTTGA
- the fba gene encoding class II fructose-1,6-bisphosphate aldolase has product MLVTGNDILVPARAGKYGVGSFNTNNMEITQAIIHTAERLRSPVMVQMSEGAIKYGGQDLANIVIDLAERATVPVALHLDHGSSYESALKAIKMGFTSVMIDASHHQFAENIQETRRVVEAAHAMGISVEAELGRLGGIEEHIVVDEKDAFLTDPEEAVQFVEQTGTDYLAIAIGTSHGAYKGKGRPFIDHERIEKIEKLLSIPLVAHGSSGVPAEIVQRFRDCGGEIGDAFGIADEDLQRATQHGIAKVNVDTDLRLAMTVGVREILKNSPKEFDPRKIMGPAREVMSKIVEHKLGVLGSVGKA; this is encoded by the coding sequence ATGCTCGTCACTGGTAACGACATTCTGGTCCCGGCACGCGCCGGCAAGTACGGCGTCGGTTCGTTCAACACCAACAACATGGAAATCACGCAGGCGATCATCCACACCGCCGAGCGGCTGCGCAGCCCCGTCATGGTGCAGATGAGCGAAGGTGCGATCAAGTACGGCGGTCAGGATCTGGCCAACATCGTCATCGACCTGGCCGAGCGAGCCACGGTGCCGGTCGCGCTGCACCTCGACCACGGCAGTTCATACGAGAGTGCCCTGAAGGCCATCAAGATGGGCTTTACGTCGGTCATGATCGACGCTTCGCATCACCAGTTCGCCGAGAACATCCAGGAAACCCGGCGCGTCGTGGAAGCCGCGCACGCCATGGGCATCAGCGTGGAGGCCGAGCTGGGGCGTCTGGGCGGTATCGAAGAGCACATCGTCGTTGACGAGAAGGACGCCTTTCTGACCGACCCTGAAGAAGCGGTGCAGTTCGTGGAGCAGACCGGCACCGACTACCTGGCCATTGCCATCGGCACCAGCCACGGCGCCTACAAGGGCAAGGGCCGCCCGTTTATCGACCACGAGCGCATCGAGAAGATCGAGAAGCTGCTGAGCATTCCGCTGGTGGCCCACGGCTCCAGTGGGGTTCCTGCCGAGATCGTGCAGCGTTTCCGTGACTGTGGCGGCGAGATCGGGGACGCCTTCGGTATTGCCGACGAGGACCTGCAACGCGCCACACAGCACGGCATTGCCAAGGTCAACGTGGACACCGACCTGCGTCTGGCCATGACGGTCGGCGTACGCGAGATCCTGAAAAACAGTCCCAAGGAATTCGATCCCCGCAAGATCATGGGACCAGCCCGCGAGGTTATGAGCAAGATTGTGGAACACAAGCTGGGCGTGCTGGGCAGCGTCGGCAAAGCCTGA
- a CDS encoding CBS domain-containing protein, translated as MTTLGEIMTRELTTVGSQATLKEVATLMREQDIGNVLVMEGDTLRGIITDRDIVVRAVANGHDYGTPANDYATGGVFTMDAGTDVREAAQAMAERQLRRLPVTEGGKVVGIVSLGDLAIRTDTNADQQALEGISQPDRE; from the coding sequence ATGACGACTTTAGGCGAGATCATGACCCGTGAACTGACGACGGTGGGCTCCCAGGCCACGCTCAAGGAGGTCGCCACGCTGATGCGTGAGCAGGACATCGGCAACGTCCTGGTGATGGAGGGCGACACCCTGCGGGGCATCATCACTGACCGCGACATCGTGGTGCGGGCTGTGGCCAACGGCCACGACTACGGTACGCCCGCCAACGACTACGCGACGGGCGGGGTCTTCACGATGGATGCGGGCACAGACGTACGTGAAGCAGCGCAGGCCATGGCCGAGCGGCAGCTTCGCCGCCTCCCGGTGACCGAGGGCGGCAAGGTGGTGGGCATTGTCAGCCTGGGCGATCTGGCCATCCGGACCGATACCAACGCTGACCAGCAGGCCCTGGAAGGCATCAGCCAGCCGGACAGGGAGTGA
- a CDS encoding DnaJ C-terminal domain-containing protein, with protein MAYKDYYDVLGVSRGASDADIKSAYRKLAKQFHPDKNAGDDKAAERFKEIGEAYAVLNDPEKRKLYDQYGHAGQVPPGAYPGSGGFPGADFGGFDPGQFSDFFQGLFGQTGGRGGAGGYRNPAGQQVNIEDLLGGLGGAGQSRRFVQNVEGELQVTLEEAFSGSDEVINVDGKRLSLRVPAGTRDGARLRLAGQGPGGGDVLLTIRVLEDGRFDLDGDDLTTSVDVPAPVAALGGDVKVQTIAGTTGNLTVPPGSSGGRKMRLRGQGWPRRDGSRGDLYVRLNITVPKDLSDEEKELYRQLRDLRR; from the coding sequence ATGGCCTATAAGGATTATTACGACGTGCTGGGTGTCTCGCGTGGCGCGTCCGACGCGGATATCAAGTCCGCCTACCGCAAACTCGCCAAGCAGTTTCACCCTGACAAGAACGCCGGCGATGACAAGGCCGCCGAGCGTTTCAAGGAAATCGGTGAAGCCTACGCCGTTCTGAACGACCCGGAGAAGCGCAAACTGTATGACCAGTACGGGCATGCAGGGCAGGTGCCTCCCGGGGCCTATCCGGGCAGTGGGGGGTTTCCCGGCGCGGATTTCGGCGGCTTTGATCCGGGGCAGTTCAGCGACTTCTTTCAGGGCCTGTTCGGGCAGACCGGGGGGCGTGGCGGCGCCGGTGGATACCGCAATCCGGCCGGGCAGCAGGTCAACATCGAGGATCTGCTGGGCGGACTGGGCGGCGCGGGGCAGAGCCGGCGCTTCGTGCAGAACGTCGAGGGCGAACTGCAGGTCACGCTGGAAGAGGCCTTCAGCGGCTCGGACGAGGTCATCAACGTGGATGGCAAACGCCTGAGCCTGCGCGTGCCGGCCGGCACCCGGGACGGCGCACGTCTGCGGCTGGCTGGTCAGGGCCCTGGTGGGGGCGACGTTCTGCTTACCATCCGCGTGCTGGAGGACGGCCGCTTCGACCTGGACGGCGACGACCTGACCACCAGCGTGGACGTACCCGCGCCGGTTGCCGCTCTGGGGGGGGATGTCAAGGTGCAGACCATTGCCGGCACCACCGGCAACCTCACCGTGCCTCCCGGCAGCAGTGGTGGGCGCAAGATGCGCCTGCGCGGGCAGGGATGGCCACGCAGGGACGGCAGCCGGGGTGACCTCTACGTGCGGCTGAACATCACCGTGCCCAAGGACCTATCCGACGAAGAAAAGGAGCTGTACCGCCAGTTGCGCGATCTGCGCCGCTGA
- a CDS encoding VF530 family protein, whose amino-acid sequence MTDPLHGVTLQTIVERLADEYGWEGLAQRVPVRCFQYDPSVQSSLKFLRKTPWARAKVEALYVDLVTR is encoded by the coding sequence ATGACCGACCCGCTGCACGGTGTCACGCTCCAGACCATCGTGGAGCGCCTCGCGGACGAGTACGGCTGGGAGGGCCTGGCCCAGCGGGTCCCGGTGCGCTGCTTCCAGTACGACCCCAGTGTCCAGAGCAGCCTCAAGTTCCTGCGCAAGACCCCCTGGGCACGCGCAAAGGTCGAGGCGCTGTACGTGGACCTCGTTACCCGCTGA
- a CDS encoding nucleotide exchange factor GrpE, producing MTNDDQKNTGSGSQAEDTTETLRPEMDGETSDVEVLDAETDNMEEDADLSGFPDMDEGMFAQVQEMMGKLQRADELEKENADLRHRLGRLAADFESYRTRTAQDSAEAQGHGVSKAAEALMPVYDDIDRAVTMGSGDPAKLIPGMQAVQGKVLNIFSGLGLEATGKEGEAFDPQWHEAIQVVPGEQDDTIVQVYQLGFRMGDRLVRPARVVVSKKD from the coding sequence ATGACCAACGATGACCAGAAAAACACCGGCAGCGGTTCACAGGCCGAAGACACCACCGAGACCCTGAGGCCGGAGATGGACGGCGAGACCAGCGACGTTGAGGTCCTGGACGCCGAGACCGACAACATGGAAGAAGACGCCGACCTGTCGGGCTTCCCTGATATGGACGAGGGCATGTTCGCCCAGGTCCAGGAAATGATGGGCAAGCTGCAGCGCGCCGACGAACTGGAAAAGGAGAACGCGGATCTGCGTCACCGCCTGGGCCGTCTGGCTGCCGACTTCGAGAGCTACCGCACCCGCACCGCGCAGGACAGCGCCGAGGCGCAGGGCCATGGTGTGAGCAAGGCTGCCGAGGCCCTGATGCCGGTCTACGACGACATCGACCGCGCCGTCACCATGGGCAGCGGCGACCCGGCCAAGCTGATTCCGGGCATGCAGGCTGTGCAAGGCAAGGTACTGAATATCTTCTCGGGCCTGGGTCTGGAAGCCACCGGCAAGGAGGGCGAGGCCTTCGATCCCCAGTGGCACGAGGCGATTCAGGTGGTGCCCGGCGAGCAGGACGACACCATCGTGCAGGTGTACCAGCTGGGCTTCCGCATGGGTGACCGACTGGTGCGCCCGGCCCGTGTGGTCGTCAGCAAGAAGGACTGA
- the dnaK gene encoding molecular chaperone DnaK, which translates to MAKAVGIDLGTTNSVISVMEGGRPEVIVNAEGGRTTPSVVAYKGDERLVGQIARRQAALNPAATLFEVKRFIGRRWDEVKEEAARSPFKVKEGPGGSVRIEVNGQDLAPEQVSAEVLRKLVSDASAKLGQKITDAVITVPAYFDNSQREATKQAGEIAGLNVLRVINEPTAAALAYGLERKGNETVLVFDLGGGTFDVTILELGDGVFEVKSTAGDTHLGGADFDHRIVDWLAEEFNREHNFDLRKDKQALQRLIEAAEKAKIDLSNASESSISLPFITFDPETRTPMHLERTLSRAKFEELTADLLRRVRKPVEQALSDAKLSASDINEVILVGGSTRIPAVKRIVQDLVGKTPNESVNPDEAVALGAAVQAGIIQGDSALGDIVLVDVTPLTLGVEVKGGMIAPMITRNTTVPAKKTEIYTTAENNQPGVEINVLQGERPMANDNKSLGRFKLEGIPPMRAGQAQIEVTFDIDANGILHVTAKEKTSGKEASIRIENTTTLDKSDVERMVKEAEENAAADKLRREKVEKRNNLDSLRVQATQQLEENEGAAQDAKDALKAAADEAEEAVRSEDDVRIESAQKRLEEELRTFMTAQQAAQGQPQGAQAQGTRVDDDVIDADFKAAE; encoded by the coding sequence ATGGCTAAAGCTGTTGGAATCGACCTGGGCACCACCAACTCCGTTATTTCCGTCATGGAAGGTGGCCGCCCCGAAGTGATCGTGAATGCCGAGGGCGGACGCACCACTCCCTCTGTCGTGGCCTACAAGGGCGACGAGCGCCTGGTGGGCCAAATCGCCCGCCGTCAGGCCGCGCTGAACCCGGCTGCCACGCTGTTTGAAGTCAAGCGCTTCATCGGCCGCCGCTGGGACGAGGTGAAGGAAGAAGCTGCGCGGAGCCCCTTTAAGGTCAAGGAAGGCCCCGGCGGCAGCGTCCGCATCGAAGTGAACGGTCAGGATCTGGCGCCCGAGCAGGTCAGCGCCGAGGTGCTGCGCAAGCTGGTCAGCGACGCTTCCGCCAAGCTGGGCCAGAAGATTACCGACGCTGTGATCACTGTGCCCGCCTACTTCGACAACTCTCAGCGTGAAGCCACCAAGCAGGCCGGCGAGATCGCGGGTCTCAACGTGCTACGCGTGATCAACGAGCCCACCGCCGCCGCGCTGGCCTACGGTCTGGAGCGTAAGGGCAACGAGACCGTGCTGGTCTTCGACCTGGGGGGCGGCACCTTCGACGTGACCATCCTGGAACTGGGTGACGGCGTGTTCGAAGTGAAATCCACCGCCGGCGACACCCACTTGGGCGGCGCGGACTTCGACCACCGCATCGTGGACTGGCTGGCCGAGGAGTTCAACCGCGAGCACAACTTCGACCTGCGCAAGGACAAGCAGGCCCTGCAGCGCCTGATCGAAGCGGCCGAGAAGGCCAAGATCGACCTGTCCAACGCCTCGGAGTCCAGCATCAGCCTGCCCTTCATCACCTTCGACCCCGAAACCCGCACCCCCATGCACCTGGAGCGGACGCTCTCCCGCGCCAAGTTCGAGGAACTGACCGCCGATCTGCTGCGCCGCGTGCGCAAGCCGGTCGAGCAGGCCCTCAGTGACGCCAAGCTCAGCGCCAGCGACATCAACGAAGTGATTCTGGTAGGTGGCTCGACCCGCATCCCGGCCGTCAAACGCATCGTGCAGGATCTGGTTGGCAAAACCCCCAACGAGTCGGTCAACCCCGACGAGGCCGTGGCCCTTGGCGCCGCCGTGCAGGCCGGCATCATCCAGGGTGACTCCGCGCTGGGTGACATCGTGCTGGTGGACGTGACACCGCTGACTCTGGGCGTGGAGGTCAAGGGCGGCATGATCGCTCCCATGATCACCCGCAACACCACGGTCCCCGCCAAGAAGACCGAGATCTACACCACCGCCGAAAACAACCAGCCTGGCGTGGAAATTAACGTGCTGCAGGGTGAGCGCCCCATGGCCAACGACAACAAGTCCCTGGGCCGCTTCAAGCTCGAAGGCATTCCGCCCATGCGCGCCGGTCAGGCCCAGATCGAAGTGACCTTCGACATCGACGCCAACGGCATCCTGCACGTGACGGCCAAGGAAAAGACCAGCGGCAAGGAAGCCAGCATCCGCATCGAGAACACCACCACCCTCGACAAGAGCGACGTCGAGCGCATGGTCAAGGAAGCCGAGGAGAACGCCGCGGCCGACAAGCTGCGCCGCGAGAAGGTCGAGAAGCGCAACAACCTCGACTCCCTGCGCGTGCAGGCCACCCAGCAGCTTGAAGAGAACGAAGGGGCCGCTCAGGACGCCAAGGATGCACTCAAGGCTGCGGCCGACGAGGCCGAAGAAGCGGTGCGCAGCGAGGACGACGTCCGCATTGAGAGTGCCCAGAAGCGTCTGGAAGAAGAGCTGCGCACCTTCATGACCGCGCAGCAGGCGGCCCAGGGGCAGCCGCAGGGCGCCCAGGCTCAGGGCACCCGGGTCGATGACGACGTGATCGACGCGGACTTCAAGGCCGCCGAGTAA
- a CDS encoding PAS domain S-box protein, with protein sequence MRPGVRELRFGYGLFALLLMTTLLVVVLMERPAVYWVLLPLLATQVLALWLARRIIRIVRHHRQVRESYEQELDFARQVMESMVHGVTVTDKHGQFVYANQAAAEIYGRPPEEIVGNTAFALTTPEDHHLLRAAQQARQRGRSGAYHVRVQRPGGEHVRVQVTGTPRFHQGRIVGSFASVILAPELAPAGQDTPAPRSG encoded by the coding sequence ATGAGACCGGGCGTCCGCGAACTGCGCTTCGGATATGGGCTGTTTGCGTTGCTATTGATGACCACCCTGCTAGTAGTGGTGCTGATGGAGCGCCCAGCAGTCTACTGGGTGCTGCTTCCCCTGCTGGCAACCCAGGTGCTTGCCTTATGGCTGGCCAGACGCATTATCCGGATTGTGCGGCATCACCGGCAGGTGCGTGAATCTTACGAACAGGAATTGGATTTTGCCCGGCAGGTCATGGAGAGCATGGTGCACGGCGTGACCGTGACTGACAAGCATGGTCAGTTCGTCTATGCCAATCAGGCCGCCGCCGAAATCTATGGACGCCCACCCGAAGAGATCGTCGGCAACACGGCTTTCGCCCTGACCACTCCGGAAGACCATCACCTGCTGCGCGCTGCACAGCAGGCGCGCCAGCGGGGCCGCAGTGGGGCTTACCACGTGCGGGTGCAGCGGCCCGGCGGGGAACATGTGCGGGTCCAGGTGACCGGCACGCCACGGTTTCATCAGGGACGTATCGTCGGAAGTTTTGCCTCGGTCATCCTGGCACCTGAACTCGCCCCGGCTGGCCAGGACACCCCGGCTCCTCGGTCTGGCTGA
- the dnaE gene encoding DNA polymerase III subunit alpha: protein MTAADLAPSPHIHLPDGSCCKPKRFAHLHQHTQYSLLDGAAKLKDLLKWAKEVTPDGCTPALAMTDHGNMHGAVHFYNYAQAAGVKPIIGYEAYVVPGQGTRRDRTRAQDGEKGIFHLTLLARDFEGYQNLCRLSSRGYTEGYYYKPRIDHELLQEHHKGVIAFSGCLGSEVQQLLLQGREEDAKKRLLWYRELFGENYYIEIQDHGLPEQKRNNPILRAWAQELGIGLVATNDGHYVKKSDATAHETLLAIQTKATLADENRFKFPCDEFYVKNLEEMQAALPVSEWGEEPFDNTAAIADLCNVDLPVGKNRVYQMPALPIPEGRTMKEELRVQTYRGTVKRYPGHATENLLRDYALRSLEALGPDDAAAVLKRVDGCDARTCDLETLLTLLAFMGSVWEVRGQDAGEKYTKYPALEIMEAEAEAGKLPGYAHEDCRRARQESSDTSIELEPDGDGEETTRAHHKHALVILRRAEYELSVINNMGFPDYFLIVADYINWAKDQNISVGPGRGSGAGSLVAYAMRITNLDPLEFALLFERFLNPDRISMPDFDIDFNDARRSEVIAYVQDKYGEDKVAQIATFGTMASKACLKDVARVMGLEYAKVDKVSKLIPIKFGKSYSLEQAREAVPDIAQMLAEDAQLLEAYEFAQKLEGLTRHASVHAAGVVIGKTQLTDLVPVMRDTSGEGMVCQYDMKAVEDIGLIKMDFLGLRTLSFLDEAKRIMRESRGIEIDFDTIPFDDARTYELMSRGDTKGVFQLEGAGIADASRRLKPRRLADIIALSALYRPGPMENIPTYVRRHHGLEEVDYVRDGFPTSARYLEKILAETYGIPVYQEQIMQIASEVAGFSLGGADLLRRAMGKKDAEEMKRQRQIFVEGAGNNGVPKDEGNRLFDLLDAFANYGFNKSHSAAYGVITYQTAWLKANYPVEFMAALLTVERRDSDKVAEYVSDARKMDVHVLPPDINRSAPDFAVEGEEILFGLYAIKGLGEAAVQRILEERQRAGRYRSLADFCSRLGNKVCNRKAMESLIKSGAFDQFGERNQLLQSLEDALEDAAGTADINAKAASGMSMMFGMEEVKKERPLRSGVPSFTDLERLSIEKEALGLYISGHPLEQHEGLREAASCRISDLDTWFTQQNVAPGKRLKAVLAGMIEGVVKKPTKSGGMMARFILADESGQTELVAFSRAYERIQEKLVNDTPALVIVELESEDGGLRAIAEEVVSVEQLAEVPKVMYVTIDLENASPDAVGEFQSILDEHAGSMPTYLRLETPEQFVLYQLDHGMGSPEAIRVLNQTFPWADAYLAYDQQTILGRFAPKPPAWMNKQNGGGMRA from the coding sequence ATGACCGCCGCCGACCTCGCCCCTTCTCCACATATCCACCTGCCGGACGGCTCGTGCTGCAAGCCCAAACGGTTCGCGCACCTGCACCAGCATACCCAGTATTCCCTGCTCGACGGCGCGGCCAAGCTCAAGGACCTGCTGAAGTGGGCCAAGGAGGTCACGCCGGACGGCTGCACGCCGGCGCTGGCCATGACCGACCACGGCAACATGCACGGGGCGGTGCATTTCTACAACTATGCCCAGGCGGCGGGCGTCAAACCCATCATCGGGTACGAGGCGTACGTGGTGCCGGGACAGGGCACCCGGCGCGACCGCACCCGCGCCCAGGACGGCGAGAAGGGCATTTTCCACCTGACCCTGCTGGCCCGCGATTTCGAGGGCTACCAGAACCTGTGCCGCCTGAGCAGCCGCGGCTACACCGAGGGCTACTACTACAAGCCCCGCATCGACCACGAACTGCTGCAGGAACACCACAAGGGCGTGATTGCCTTTTCGGGCTGCCTGGGCAGCGAGGTGCAGCAACTGTTATTGCAGGGCCGCGAGGAAGACGCCAAGAAACGCCTGCTGTGGTACCGCGAGCTGTTCGGCGAGAACTACTACATCGAGATTCAGGACCACGGCTTGCCCGAGCAGAAGCGCAACAACCCCATCCTGAGGGCCTGGGCGCAGGAACTGGGCATCGGTCTGGTCGCGACCAACGACGGCCATTACGTCAAGAAAAGCGACGCCACCGCCCACGAGACGCTGCTGGCTATTCAGACTAAGGCCACGCTGGCCGACGAGAACCGCTTCAAGTTTCCCTGCGACGAGTTCTACGTCAAGAACCTGGAGGAGATGCAGGCGGCGCTGCCGGTCAGCGAGTGGGGCGAGGAACCCTTCGACAACACCGCCGCCATCGCGGACCTGTGCAACGTGGACCTGCCGGTGGGCAAGAATCGTGTCTATCAGATGCCGGCCCTGCCCATCCCCGAAGGCCGCACCATGAAAGAAGAACTGCGGGTGCAGACTTACCGGGGAACGGTCAAGCGCTATCCCGGGCACGCCACCGAGAACCTCCTGCGGGATTACGCCCTACGTTCCCTGGAAGCGCTGGGACCGGACGACGCGGCTGCCGTTCTGAAACGGGTAGACGGCTGTGACGCCCGTACCTGCGACCTGGAAACCCTGTTGACCCTGCTGGCCTTTATGGGCAGCGTGTGGGAGGTGCGCGGTCAGGACGCCGGGGAGAAGTACACCAAGTACCCCGCGCTGGAAATCATGGAAGCCGAGGCAGAGGCCGGAAAGCTGCCCGGCTACGCCCATGAGGACTGCCGCCGGGCCCGCCAGGAAAGCAGCGACACCAGCATTGAACTTGAACCGGACGGGGACGGCGAGGAAACGACCCGCGCCCACCACAAACACGCCCTGGTGATCCTGCGCCGCGCCGAGTACGAGCTGTCGGTCATTAACAACATGGGGTTCCCCGACTACTTCCTGATCGTGGCGGACTACATCAACTGGGCCAAGGACCAGAACATCAGCGTGGGCCCTGGGCGCGGCTCGGGCGCAGGCAGTCTGGTCGCCTACGCCATGCGCATCACCAACCTCGATCCGCTGGAATTCGCGCTGCTGTTCGAACGCTTCCTGAACCCGGACCGTATCTCCATGCCGGATTTCGACATCGACTTCAACGACGCGAGGCGCTCTGAGGTGATCGCCTACGTGCAGGACAAGTACGGCGAGGACAAGGTCGCGCAGATCGCCACCTTCGGAACCATGGCGTCCAAGGCCTGCCTGAAGGACGTGGCGCGAGTGATGGGACTGGAGTACGCCAAGGTGGACAAGGTCTCCAAACTGATTCCCATCAAGTTCGGCAAGAGCTACAGCCTGGAGCAGGCCCGCGAGGCGGTGCCGGACATCGCGCAGATGCTGGCCGAGGACGCCCAGCTGCTCGAAGCCTACGAGTTCGCGCAGAAGCTTGAGGGCCTGACGCGTCACGCCTCGGTGCACGCGGCGGGTGTTGTCATCGGCAAGACGCAGCTGACCGACCTCGTGCCGGTCATGCGCGACACGTCCGGCGAGGGCATGGTCTGTCAGTACGACATGAAGGCCGTCGAGGACATCGGCCTGATCAAAATGGACTTCCTGGGGCTGCGTACCCTGAGCTTCCTGGACGAGGCCAAACGCATCATGCGCGAGTCGCGTGGTATCGAGATTGACTTCGACACCATCCCCTTCGACGACGCCAGGACCTACGAGCTGATGAGCCGCGGGGACACTAAAGGCGTCTTCCAGCTCGAAGGGGCCGGGATCGCCGACGCTTCACGCCGCCTCAAGCCGCGCCGTCTGGCGGACATCATCGCCCTCTCGGCGCTGTACCGCCCGGGGCCAATGGAGAACATTCCCACCTACGTCCGCCGCCACCACGGTCTGGAAGAGGTGGATTACGTCCGCGACGGTTTCCCCACCAGCGCGAGGTACCTCGAAAAGATCCTGGCGGAAACCTACGGAATTCCGGTGTACCAGGAGCAGATCATGCAGATCGCCTCGGAGGTCGCCGGCTTCTCGCTGGGCGGCGCCGACCTGCTGCGCCGGGCGATGGGTAAAAAAGACGCCGAGGAAATGAAGCGCCAGCGGCAGATTTTCGTGGAAGGCGCCGGGAACAACGGTGTGCCCAAGGATGAGGGCAACCGGCTGTTCGACCTGCTGGACGCGTTTGCAAATTACGGCTTCAATAAAAGTCACAGCGCCGCCTACGGCGTCATCACCTACCAGACCGCGTGGCTCAAGGCGAACTACCCGGTCGAGTTCATGGCCGCGCTGCTTACTGTGGAGCGCCGTGACTCGGACAAGGTCGCCGAGTACGTGTCTGACGCCCGCAAGATGGACGTGCACGTGCTGCCGCCCGACATCAACCGCTCGGCGCCCGACTTTGCTGTAGAAGGGGAGGAGATCCTGTTCGGGCTGTACGCCATCAAGGGCCTGGGCGAGGCGGCGGTGCAGCGCATCCTGGAAGAGCGGCAGCGGGCAGGACGCTACCGGTCCCTGGCAGATTTCTGCTCGCGCCTGGGCAACAAGGTGTGCAACCGCAAGGCGATGGAAAGCCTGATCAAGAGCGGGGCTTTCGATCAGTTCGGCGAACGCAACCAGCTGCTGCAGAGTCTGGAAGACGCCCTGGAGGACGCCGCAGGAACGGCCGACATCAACGCGAAGGCGGCCAGCGGCATGAGCATGATGTTCGGCATGGAAGAGGTGAAAAAGGAGCGTCCGCTGCGCAGTGGAGTCCCATCGTTCACCGACCTGGAACGCCTGAGCATCGAGAAGGAAGCATTAGGCCTGTACATCTCCGGCCACCCCCTGGAGCAGCACGAGGGCCTGCGTGAAGCTGCCAGCTGCCGGATCAGCGACCTCGACACCTGGTTCACGCAGCAGAACGTCGCACCGGGCAAGCGCCTCAAGGCTGTGCTGGCCGGCATGATCGAGGGCGTGGTCAAGAAGCCCACCAAGTCCGGCGGCATGATGGCCCGGTTCATTCTGGCCGACGAATCCGGGCAGACCGAACTGGTGGCCTTCTCCCGGGCCTATGAGCGCATTCAGGAAAAACTGGTCAACGACACGCCGGCCCTAGTCATCGTGGAGCTGGAATCCGAGGACGGTGGGTTGCGCGCCATCGCCGAGGAAGTGGTGAGTGTCGAGCAGCTGGCGGAAGTGCCCAAGGTCATGTACGTGACCATCGACCTGGAAAATGCCAGCCCCGACGCGGTGGGCGAGTTCCAGAGCATCCTCGACGAGCACGCTGGCAGCATGCCGACCTACCTGCGTCTGGAAACGCCCGAGCAGTTCGTGCTGTATCAGCTCGACCACGGCATGGGCAGCCCCGAGGCAATCCGCGTGCTCAACCAGACCTTCCCCTGGGCCGACGCTTACCTCGCCTACGACCAGCAGACCATCCTGGGCCGCTTTGCACCCAAGCCCCCGGCCTGGATGAACAAGCAGAACGGGGGAGGCATGCGGGCCTAG